The sequence below is a genomic window from Arthrobacter sp. U41.
CGGTCTCCGGGACGGAGCCGTCGTGGACCTGGAGTGCCTGGAGTGCGGTGGCGGCAGCCTTGAGCTGCAACCACTCCGGGGAGCTGGCGGAGATCGGGGCAGTGGTGGTGATAGCGGTGGTAGTCATCGTCAGCGGGCGCCTTTCTGTTGGCTGGGAGCGTCGCTCTTCAGCTTCTATGCCGAGCGTAGCAAGCAAACAGGATTCCTAATGCAAAACCAAGCCGAGCATAAGAAACTCTGTGGCAAGTGGCGTGCCCGGCCCGTCCCAGCTCCAGCAGGGGCGCGGCTTCCGCCCGCGACGGGCAGGGCCGACGGCACGGAACAGGCCCCCGCCCTGCGCCGCAGCAGCGGAGCGAGACGGGGGCCTGGCAGTGGTCGGCCCGGATTCCGGACTATTCGGCGGCGTCGTCCGCCGAGACCAGCTTCAAGGAGACTGAATTGATGCAATAACGCTGGTCGGTCGGGGTCCCGTAGCCTTCGCCCTCGAACACATGGCCAAGGTGGGAATCACAGTTGCCGCAGCGGACTTCGACGCGTTCCATGCCCAGGGTGCGGTCGTGGATGTACTTGACGTTGCCCTCCGCAAGCGGGGCCCAGAAGGAAGGCCAGCCGCAGTGCGAATCGAACTTCTCCTTGCTGGTGAAGAGCTCGGTGCCGCACGCGCGGCACTGGTAGACCCCCTCGGTGTGGGTGTCCCAGTATTCGCCGGTATATGGCCGCTCGGTCCCGGCCTCGCGCAGCACCCGGTACTCCTCCGGCGTCAGTTCCTGGCGCCACTGCTCGTCGGACTTTTCAGCGGGCGGGTTGGCAACCCCTCCGGCGACGCTCCCGGCAGCGGAGCCGGCCGCATTTTCGGCGGCGGGGGCCGCGACGGGCGTGACTTTGGTCCTGTTACTAAAGATGCTCATAGCCTCAATAACGCTCAGGAGTCCCCGATAAATCCCGATCCGGCGTACAGATGCAGGACCGGCAGGCCCAGCTTGTCCTGCGCCTTGGTGGCCCAGTCGGTGTGGAACGTATCCGCGACGGCGTGCGGGCGGGTGATCACCACGGCCTGCCCGGCGCCGACTTCCTTGACCCTGGCGACCATTGCGTCCACTGGCTTGCCCTCGACGATTTCGCCGGTGACGCCGCCGCCGAGTCCGGCCAGCGCCGCGAGCGAGACAGCCAGGGTCTCGGCGGCTTCGGCGCGCTCCCCGGTGGGGTCGGGGTGGGCCGTCAGTTCACGGAAGGCCTTGGAGATTTCCAGCAGGGACAAGTTCTCCAGGAAATCCACCAGGAGGTGCCGTTCCGTGCTGGCCGGAACCAGGACCACGAGCGGCGCATCACCCCCGGCGATCAGGGTTTCGATGTTGACGCGGTCGTCCGCGCCGAGGGGCTCTTCTGTCAAAATGACGATTGGATCACTCATGCCCCCAGCCTAGCTGTATTACCCACTGAGGTTAGTGACGCGGCTTGCTGGTGGCTGACCCTTGAGTGAGGTGTGGCCTCGATGATGATTGTAGTCATGGAGCCAGGCCGGGAAAGCGGCAACGCGCTCGGCCTCTGAGGTGTAGGGGCGGGCGTAGGCCCATTCCTCGAGCATGGTGCGGTTGAAGCGCTCGACTTTGCCGTTGGTCTGGGGGCGGTAGGGCCGGGTTCGTTTGTGCGTGATGTCCGGGCCCAGGGCGTCTTTGAAGGCGTGGGAGCGGTAGCAGGAGCCGTTGTCTGTCAGGACGCGCTTCACGGTGATGCCGGCGGCGTTGAAGGCCTCGTTGGCGCGTTCCCAGAAGCCGGCGGCGGTCTCTTTCTTCTCGTCTTCGAGGATCTCGGTGTAGGCGAAGCGGGAGTGGTCATCCACGGCGTTGTGCAGGTAGGCGTAGCCGGGGCGCCGGTTCGCTTCGGTTCCGGTCTTGTTCCTCTTGCCCGCTGCCCTGTCCATGACGCGGTGCCCGCCGCCGTCGGGGATGCGTCCGAGTTTCTTGATGTCGACGTGGATCATGTCGCCGGGCTTCTCGTGCTCGTAGCGGCGGATCACCCGGCCCGTGGCACGGTCCAGCCAGGACAGTTTCGCCAGCCCGAACCGGGACAGGACCTTGTGCACGGTGGATGGGTGGATGCCCAGCAGATACCCGATCCGGGCCGGCCCCCACCGCCGGTTCACGCGCAGGGCGATGATCCGCCGCTCCCGCCGCTGCGGGGTCCGCGAGGGACACCTCAGTGGGCGGCTGGAGCGGTCCTCCATCCCGTCCTCGCCGTGTTCACGGTAACGGCCGGCCCAGCGTGCCGCTGTCGGCACGGACACCTGGAACCGCTCCGCAGCCCGACGCAACGGCCACCCGTCATCGACGACGCACTTGGCCAGCTGCAGCCGTCCCCGGGGAGCGAGAAAAGCATTAGGGTGGGACATGAAGACCTCCGTTTGTGGAACTGGACTCTAGACAAGCCCACTCCACCCGGAGGTCTTCTTTTTGTCACCTAACCACGCCGCCTGTCACCAACGTCCGTGGTTAATACACCTAGCCGTGCACCGGTGCGCCCGCACGGATTGGGGCGCCGGGTACCCGCCGGTCGCGGTTGAATGTTCTGACCGGCGGTGCTGCAGCGCCCGGCGTCCATCAGCAGGAACCGCCGCCGGTGGTCGCGGATGCCACGGTGGGCGGGGAGTTCAGTAAGAATGGTGCCATGGCTTCCTCCCCACGCCTCCTGCCGGCCCCGCAGCGGATCTCCACCGCCCGTGGACAGTACGCCCGCGCCGTCGCGGCCTCCGCGACCGGCGTTTCGCCCTCCGCGACGGAAGTTTCGGTCAGGGGCAGCGCCAAGTGGGCCCTTGGCGGGATCATCGGCGGCAGCGCCGCCGCCGGACTGCTGGCCGCCGGCTCCTCCGCCCTCGCCCTCTATTTCGCCCGCCGCGTGATCACTCCCGCCCGGATCAAGGAGGAGGACCAGGAAGTTCTCGCAGTGATCCGGGGCGGGCACGGGCTCCAGCTCATCCTCGCGGCCACTCCCGAGACCACCGTGGAGGGCGTCTACGGCTTCTTCTTCGACGGCGGCCGGGGGCACGCCCGGATCGGCCGGATCGTGTCCTATTCGCCGGGGGAGCGCACGGTGCAGCGCGAAGTCGAGGCTGTCTACAGCGGCGACCTCAGCACGGCGCGCCGCGGCTACTGGAGCGGGGCCGCGCACCCGGATCCGGCCGGCATCGGCCTGCCGTCGGAGGACGTGGACATCGACGTCGACGGCGGGACGGCGCCGGCGTGGCTGGTCCGGGCCCCGCAGGAGTCCGGCATCTGGGCGATCATGGTGCACGGCCGCGGCGCGAGCCGGCAGGAATGCCTGCGGGCGGTCCGGACCGCCCGGGAACTGGGCATGTCCAGCCTGTTGATCTCCTACCGCAATGACGGCCTGGCGCCCTCGGCGCAGGACGGCCGCTACGGACTCGGCTCCACCGAATGGCGCGACGTCGAGGCAGCCATCGGCTTTGCCCTCGAACAGGGCGCCAGCGAAGTAGTACTTTTCGGCTGGTCCATGGGCGGGGCCATCTGTCTCCAGACCGCCGACTTGTCCCGCTACCACCCCCTGATCCGGGCGATGGTGCTGGACGCGCCCGTCATCAACTGGGTGAACGTGCTGGCCCACCACGCCGAGCTCAACCGGATACCCTCGGCGGTGGGACGCTACGGGCAGCTGATGATGAGCCACAGACTGGGCCGGCGGCTGACCGGCCTCGCCGCGCCTGTGGACCTCAAAGCGATGGACTGGGTTTCCCGGGCGGTGGAACTGCGGACGCCGACGCTGATCATCCACAGTGTGGACGACGAATACGTTCCCTATGGCCCGTCCGCTGCCCTGGCCGAGAAGAACCCCGAGATGGTCACCTTCGAGACGTTCGACAGTGCCCGGCACACCAAGGAATGGAACGTGGATCCGGAGCACTGGGAGCGGCTGGTCACGGCCTGGCTCGGGCAGCAGCTCGCTCCCCGCCCGAATCCGGGCCAGCCGAGTCCGGAGCAGCCAAGTCTGGAACAGCCAAGTCTGGAATAGCCAAGTCTGGAATAGCCGGACCCGGAGCATTCGGACCCTGAACGGCCGGACACTGAGCAGCCGACCCGGAGCGGCCGAACCCGGAACAGCCCCATGCGGGGTAGTCGGGCCCGGGGCGGAGCCCGGATCAGTTCCTGCGGGTGCCGATTTGCGCCGTGCGTGCCCCGGTGAGTCGGATCAGTTCGGCCGGGCTCAACTCGATGTCCAGGCCGCGCCGCCCCCCTGAAACCAGGATCGTGTCCAGGTCCAGCGCGCTGGCATCCAGAACCGTGGGGGAGGGCTGCCGCTGGCCCAGCGGAGAAATGCCGCCCAGCACATAGCCGGTGCGGCGCTCCGCCGCGGCCGGGTCCGCCATCACAGCCTTCTTGCCGCCCAGCGCGGCCGCCATCGCCTTGAGGTCCAGGTTCCCGCTCACGGGCACCACGCCGACGGCAAGGCGGCCGTCGACGTCGACCATCAGGGTCTTGAACACCCGGGCCGGATCGACTCCAAGCACCTCCGCGGCTTCCAGCCCGTAGCTGGCTGCACCCGGGTCATGGCTGTAGGGATGGGCGAGGAAAGGAACCCCGGCTGCCGCCAGTGCTGCGGTGGCCGGGGTTCCCTGCGACGCCTGTTTGCGTGCCATTCTGTTCGGATATCCGGGTGGGTCCGGTCCGTGGTCAGGACTGCTGCGGGAGGGCAGCAACCTTGCGTTTGATCCGGCCCAGCATCGCTGTCATCCCGCGCATCCGCAGCGGGGTGATGGCCCGGGTAAGGCCCAGCAGCTCAGGCATGTCGTCCGGGACGGCGAGGATCTCTGCCGGGCTCAGCCCGTCGAGGCCCTCATGCAGCACACTGGCGAACCCGCGGGTGGTGGGGGCTTCGGGCGGCGCCTTGAAGAAAAGCCGCACGCTGCCGACCGCGCCACCGTCGGACGGTTCCGTTTCGATGGTCAGGAAGAGCGGCGACTGGCACTCGACCACCTGCTCCATCAGCTCCGGGTGGTCCTTGAGCCGGTCCGGGAGTTCGGGCAGCTCGCGGGAGAACTCAAGCAGCAGCTGGAGCCGTTCCGGTTCGGTTACGGCCTGGAAGTCGTCAACAATTTCCGCAAGTGCGGCGGGGAGGGCAGAAGTATTCATCCCTTCCAGCTTACGCACGCGCGGCAATTGTGTCCCGGTCGCTGCCCGTCGACGCGGGGGACGCTACCGGGCGGCCGGGACCGCGCCGCGTTCTGTGCCCTTGACGATCGGGGCGCGGACGGCGTTGCCCCATTCGGTCCAGGAACCGTCATAGTTGCGGACGGAGTCGAAGCCCAGCAGGTACTTGAGCGCGAACCAGGTGTGGCTGGAACGCTCGCCGATGCGGCAGTACGCCACGACGTCGTCGCCCGCCTTCAGTCCGGCCTCGCCCAGGTACAGCGTCTCCAGTTCGGGGCGGGTCCGGTACGTGCCGTCCTCGGCAGCCGCCCGGGCCCAGGGGATCGAGGCCGCGGTGGGGATGTGGCCGCCGCGCAGGGCGCCTTCCTCGGGATAGGCGGGCATGTGCGTGCGCTGGCCGGTGTACTCCTCGGTGGAGCGGACATCAATGAGCGGATTGCCGAAGTGCGCCATGACGTCTTCCTTGAAGGCGCGGATCGGCGCGTCGTTGCGTTCAATTACGGGGTATTCGCCCGGGGTGGTGACGGGTTTGTCCGTGGTGAGGGCGCGGCTTTCGGCGATCCATTTATCCCGGCCGCCGTCGAGCAGCCGGACGTCCTCGTGCCCGAAGAGCTCGAAGACCCAGAGGGCGTAGGCGGCCCACCAGTTGGATTTGTCGCCGTAGATGACGACTGTGCTGTCGCGGGAGATCCCCTTGGCCGCGGCCAGGGCGGCGAACTTTGCGCCGTCGACGTAGTCGCGGGTGACCTCGTCATTCAGGTCCGTGTGCCAGTCGATCTTCACGGCGCCCGGGATGTGGCCGACCTCGTAGAGCAGCACGTCCTCGTCGGACTCCACCACCACGAGCTTGCCGTCCTGGAGGGCGCCGGAGTCGATTGCGGCGGCCAGCCATTCGGTGGACACGAGCCGCT
It includes:
- the msrB gene encoding peptide-methionine (R)-S-oxide reductase MsrB, encoding MSIFSNRTKVTPVAAPAAENAAGSAAGSVAGGVANPPAEKSDEQWRQELTPEEYRVLREAGTERPYTGEYWDTHTEGVYQCRACGTELFTSKEKFDSHCGWPSFWAPLAEGNVKYIHDRTLGMERVEVRCGNCDSHLGHVFEGEGYGTPTDQRYCINSVSLKLVSADDAAE
- a CDS encoding IS481 family transposase, which codes for MSHPNAFLAPRGRLQLAKCVVDDGWPLRRAAERFQVSVPTAARWAGRYREHGEDGMEDRSSRPLRCPSRTPQRRERRIIALRVNRRWGPARIGYLLGIHPSTVHKVLSRFGLAKLSWLDRATGRVIRRYEHEKPGDMIHVDIKKLGRIPDGGGHRVMDRAAGKRNKTGTEANRRPGYAYLHNAVDDHSRFAYTEILEDEKKETAAGFWERANEAFNAAGITVKRVLTDNGSCYRSHAFKDALGPDITHKRTRPYRPQTNGKVERFNRTMLEEWAYARPYTSEAERVAAFPAWLHDYNHHRGHTSLKGQPPASRVTNLSG
- a CDS encoding alpha/beta hydrolase family protein, whose amino-acid sequence is MASSPRLLPAPQRISTARGQYARAVAASATGVSPSATEVSVRGSAKWALGGIIGGSAAAGLLAAGSSALALYFARRVITPARIKEEDQEVLAVIRGGHGLQLILAATPETTVEGVYGFFFDGGRGHARIGRIVSYSPGERTVQREVEAVYSGDLSTARRGYWSGAAHPDPAGIGLPSEDVDIDVDGGTAPAWLVRAPQESGIWAIMVHGRGASRQECLRAVRTARELGMSSLLISYRNDGLAPSAQDGRYGLGSTEWRDVEAAIGFALEQGASEVVLFGWSMGGAICLQTADLSRYHPLIRAMVLDAPVINWVNVLAHHAELNRIPSAVGRYGQLMMSHRLGRRLTGLAAPVDLKAMDWVSRAVELRTPTLIIHSVDDEYVPYGPSAALAEKNPEMVTFETFDSARHTKEWNVDPEHWERLVTAWLGQQLAPRPNPGQPSPEQPSLEQPSLE
- the ybaK gene encoding Cys-tRNA(Pro) deacylase translates to MARKQASQGTPATAALAAAGVPFLAHPYSHDPGAASYGLEAAEVLGVDPARVFKTLMVDVDGRLAVGVVPVSGNLDLKAMAAALGGKKAVMADPAAAERRTGYVLGGISPLGQRQPSPTVLDASALDLDTILVSGGRRGLDIELSPAELIRLTGARTAQIGTRRN
- a CDS encoding SufE family protein — its product is MNTSALPAALAEIVDDFQAVTEPERLQLLLEFSRELPELPDRLKDHPELMEQVVECQSPLFLTIETEPSDGGAVGSVRLFFKAPPEAPTTRGFASVLHEGLDGLSPAEILAVPDDMPELLGLTRAITPLRMRGMTAMLGRIKRKVAALPQQS
- a CDS encoding sulfurtransferase, with the translated sequence MPYPVEQNEKFAAYAHPERLVSTEWLAAAIDSGALQDGKLVVVESDEDVLLYEVGHIPGAVKIDWHTDLNDEVTRDYVDGAKFAALAAAKGISRDSTVVIYGDKSNWWAAYALWVFELFGHEDVRLLDGGRDKWIAESRALTTDKPVTTPGEYPVIERNDAPIRAFKEDVMAHFGNPLIDVRSTEEYTGQRTHMPAYPEEGALRGGHIPTAASIPWARAAAEDGTYRTRPELETLYLGEAGLKAGDDVVAYCRIGERSSHTWFALKYLLGFDSVRNYDGSWTEWGNAVRAPIVKGTERGAVPAAR